From the genome of Thermococcus chitonophagus, one region includes:
- a CDS encoding Lrp/AsnC family transcriptional regulator — protein sequence MRKLDKVDLQLIKILSQNSRLTYRELAEMLGTTRQRIARRMEKLKKLGVIKKFTILPDLEKLGYMYAVVLIKLKPMADVDKVVSDISDIEYVKIIEKGVGRYNLIVHILVPKDLSGAENRVNEFLSNVKDIENVEVVFVSKVPKFEIV from the coding sequence ATGAGGAAACTTGATAAGGTTGATTTGCAATTGATTAAAATATTATCTCAAAATTCTCGCCTTACCTATAGAGAATTAGCGGAAATGTTAGGCACAACAAGGCAGAGAATTGCCAGGAGAATGGAAAAGTTAAAAAAATTAGGAGTTATCAAAAAATTTACAATCCTTCCTGATCTAGAGAAATTAGGTTACATGTATGCAGTAGTACTGATAAAGCTGAAACCGATGGCAGATGTTGATAAGGTTGTTAGTGATATCTCTGATATTGAATACGTCAAGATTATCGAAAAAGGAGTTGGTAGGTACAACCTTATCGTCCATATTCTTGTCCCAAAGGATCTTAGTGGTGCAGAAAATAGGGTTAATGAGTTTTTATCAAATGTTAAAGATATAGAAAACGTCGAAGTGGTGTTTGTGAGCAAAGTTCCAAAATTTGAGATAGTTTAA
- a CDS encoding endonuclease dU — translation MIRKVKREIRVVGFDDGTFKFKAKGEKVILVGVVMKGSMDVLGVVTRWISIDGLDATDAMIDAILSSRFKDLRVILLKGITYAGFNVVDVCRLSEETGLPVIVVIRKKPNFEAIENALRKHFPDYDVRLSLLKRGGPIRELIPGKLYYQAVGVNDETAREILTVTRRNSLIPEALRLAHMIASAVMTGESRKE, via the coding sequence ATGATAAGGAAGGTCAAGAGGGAGATAAGGGTTGTTGGGTTTGATGATGGTACTTTTAAATTTAAGGCTAAGGGTGAGAAGGTAATCCTAGTTGGAGTTGTCATGAAAGGGTCAATGGACGTCCTTGGGGTTGTTACCAGGTGGATTTCTATTGATGGTCTAGATGCTACCGATGCGATGATAGATGCTATTCTGTCTTCGAGGTTTAAGGATCTCAGAGTTATCCTCCTCAAGGGGATAACATACGCAGGTTTCAACGTTGTCGACGTTTGCAGGCTCTCTGAGGAGACGGGATTGCCTGTTATAGTCGTTATAAGGAAGAAGCCCAACTTTGAGGCAATTGAGAATGCCCTTAGAAAACACTTCCCTGATTACGATGTTAGGCTTTCTCTACTGAAAAGGGGCGGGCCGATAAGAGAGCTGATCCCAGGAAAGTTGTACTACCAAGCGGTTGGCGTAAACGATGAAACTGCCAGGGAGATCTTGACTGTAACGAGAAGGAATTCTTTAATTCCTGAGGCCCTGAGGTTGGCCCACATGATAGCTTCTGCCGTCATGACTGGCGAGAGTAGGAAGGAGTGA
- a CDS encoding KEOPS complex subunit Pcc1: MKIRADIEMVWEYEDEEVAKAIANAVNVDNISIPEGLKKSLNLITFPEGAKVITKVKYEGEIETLIVALDDLIFAIKVAEEVL, from the coding sequence ATGAAGATCAGGGCTGACATCGAGATGGTATGGGAATATGAGGATGAGGAAGTTGCAAAGGCCATAGCCAACGCCGTAAATGTTGACAACATTTCTATCCCCGAAGGGCTTAAGAAAAGTTTAAATCTTATTACCTTCCCCGAAGGAGCGAAGGTAATAACAAAAGTTAAATATGAAGGAGAGATTGAAACCCTCATAGTCGCTCTCGATGATTTGATATTCGCGATCAAAGTTGCTGAGGAGGTGTTATGA
- a CDS encoding DUF4152 family protein, whose amino-acid sequence MRIVAADTGGAVLDDAFQPLGLIATVAVLVEKPYKTASEVMVRFADPYNYDLSGRQAIRDEMELAIELAKKVKPDVIHLDSTLGGIEVRKLDEPTIDALGISDRGKEVWKDLSKDLQPLAKKFWEETGIEVVAIGKSSVPIRIAEIYSGIYSAVWAFKEAQEKGHVIVGLPRYMEVKVEGSKLVGRSLDPREYGLFGVVEFEVPEGLKWEVYPNPLVRRFLIFEVTSKH is encoded by the coding sequence ATGAGGATAGTAGCTGCCGATACTGGTGGAGCAGTCCTTGATGACGCTTTCCAACCTTTGGGATTAATAGCGACGGTAGCCGTTCTCGTCGAAAAGCCGTATAAAACCGCAAGTGAGGTCATGGTTCGCTTTGCGGATCCATATAATTATGATCTTAGTGGAAGACAGGCTATTAGGGATGAGATGGAGCTCGCTATAGAGCTCGCGAAGAAGGTTAAGCCTGATGTTATTCACTTGGACTCTACATTAGGTGGAATTGAAGTCAGAAAGCTTGATGAGCCGACTATAGATGCTCTTGGGATATCCGATAGGGGTAAGGAGGTCTGGAAAGATCTCTCAAAGGATCTTCAACCCTTAGCGAAGAAGTTCTGGGAGGAGACTGGGATAGAGGTAGTGGCAATAGGGAAGAGTAGCGTTCCAATTAGGATTGCTGAGATATATTCTGGGATATACTCGGCTGTGTGGGCCTTCAAGGAGGCCCAAGAGAAAGGTCATGTGATTGTTGGCCTTCCCAGGTATATGGAAGTTAAAGTTGAGGGCAGTAAGCTCGTTGGAAGGAGTCTTGATCCTAGGGAGTACGGCCTCTTCGGCGTAGTTGAGTTCGAAGTTCCTGAGGGGCTTAAGTGGGAGGTATATCCAAATCCTTTAGTCAGAAGGTTCCTTATATTCGAAGTTACATCTAAGCATTGA
- a CDS encoding ThiF family adenylyltransferase: protein MLSERELERYDRQIMLFGVEGQEKLKRAKVAVVGVGGLGSPVAYYLTAAGVGTILLVDEQTPELSNLNRQILHWEEDLGKNPKPISAKWKLERFNSDVRIETFVGKLTGENIHEVLKDVDVIVDCLDNFETRYLLDDYAHKRGIPLVHGAVEGLYGQVTTIIPGKTKRLKEIFPKVRKKGKFPILGATAGVIASIQVTEVVKLITGYGRPLANKLLIVDLANNAYEVIEL, encoded by the coding sequence ATGTTGAGTGAAAGAGAGCTTGAGCGTTACGACAGACAGATAATGCTTTTCGGCGTTGAGGGGCAAGAGAAGTTAAAGAGGGCTAAAGTTGCAGTAGTTGGGGTTGGTGGCTTGGGCAGTCCTGTAGCTTACTATCTTACTGCAGCCGGCGTTGGAACTATCCTGCTGGTAGATGAGCAAACACCGGAGTTAAGCAACTTGAACAGGCAGATACTTCACTGGGAGGAAGATCTCGGCAAGAATCCAAAACCGATATCAGCCAAGTGGAAGCTTGAGAGGTTTAACTCTGATGTAAGGATAGAAACGTTCGTTGGTAAGCTCACCGGAGAAAACATACATGAGGTGCTTAAGGATGTTGATGTTATAGTTGACTGCCTTGACAACTTTGAGACTAGGTATCTCCTGGACGACTATGCCCACAAGAGAGGGATTCCGTTAGTTCACGGTGCGGTGGAGGGGTTATACGGTCAAGTGACAACAATAATTCCCGGGAAAACCAAAAGGCTAAAGGAGATATTTCCTAAAGTCAGAAAAAAGGGAAAGTTTCCAATTTTGGGGGCTACTGCTGGCGTAATTGCAAGTATTCAGGTCACTGAAGTTGTTAAGCTTATCACGGGCTATGGTAGGCCTTTGGCCAACAAGCTCCTAATAGTTGATTTAGCAAACAATGCTTATGAGGTTATAGAGCTCTAG
- a CDS encoding 30S ribosomal protein S3ae — MMAARRRVSATRDKWKLKQWYIIYAPDFFGSVEVGLTPSDDPEKVLNRVVEVTLKDVTGDFTKGHVKLYFQVYDVKGQNAYTKFKGMKLARSYIRSLVRRRTTRIDGIFNITTKDGYKLRVMAMAIAMRRIQTSQERAIRKIMQEIIYKKAEELNFKDFVLEAVNGKIAAEIAKEAKKIYPLKKAEIRKIKVLGEPEVAT; from the coding sequence ATGATGGCAGCTAGGAGGAGAGTTAGTGCAACTAGAGATAAGTGGAAGCTAAAGCAGTGGTATATTATTTACGCTCCAGACTTTTTCGGAAGTGTCGAAGTTGGACTTACTCCGTCTGATGATCCTGAAAAGGTGCTCAACAGGGTCGTTGAAGTAACCCTTAAAGATGTGACAGGAGACTTCACCAAGGGGCATGTTAAGCTGTACTTCCAGGTTTACGATGTTAAGGGGCAGAACGCATACACTAAATTCAAGGGCATGAAGCTCGCTAGGAGCTACATAAGGTCTCTTGTAAGGAGGAGAACCACAAGGATCGATGGAATATTCAACATAACAACTAAGGATGGCTACAAGCTTAGGGTTATGGCAATGGCCATAGCGATGAGGAGGATTCAGACGAGCCAAGAGAGGGCAATAAGGAAGATTATGCAGGAAATAATCTACAAGAAGGCTGAGGAGCTCAACTTCAAGGACTTCGTTCTCGAAGCTGTAAACGGAAAGATCGCCGCAGAGATCGCCAAGGAGGCAAAGAAGATCTATCCATTAAAGAAGGCAGAGATAAGAAAGATAAAAGTTCTTGGGGAACCTGAGGTTGCAACTTAA
- a CDS encoding asparaginase — translation MRFLMIGMGGTIASVRGSEGYESALSAEEILKISGIKTDHEIEFLDLMNIDSTLIQPSDWVKLAEEVYKRAGDFDGILITHGTDTLAYTASMLSFMVRGVNLPIVLTGSMVPLMEKNSDAPFNLLTALKFLESRIPGIFVAFNGKVMLGVRTSKVRTMSLDAFESINYPIIAKLIGDRLSVLYRPKLDPGKTKLDTRHEPKVLVLKLIPGLSGDIILKAIEVGYRGIILEGYGAGGIPYRNSNLLQVISEISSEVPVVMTTQAVYDGVDLMRYKVGRMALRAGIIPAGDMTKEATVTKLMWILGHTRKVEEIRELMRKNMVGELTRVS, via the coding sequence ATGAGGTTTCTCATGATCGGAATGGGAGGGACGATAGCAAGCGTGAGGGGGAGCGAAGGTTATGAGAGCGCCCTCTCGGCGGAAGAGATATTGAAGATCTCCGGGATAAAGACTGATCATGAGATTGAGTTCTTGGATCTAATGAACATTGACAGCACGTTAATTCAGCCTTCAGATTGGGTTAAATTAGCTGAGGAGGTTTACAAGAGGGCGGGAGATTTTGATGGTATATTGATAACTCACGGTACTGATACATTAGCCTACACAGCTTCCATGCTCTCTTTTATGGTTAGGGGTGTGAACCTGCCTATAGTTCTTACTGGCTCGATGGTACCCTTAATGGAGAAAAACAGTGATGCTCCATTTAACCTGCTTACCGCTCTCAAGTTTCTTGAGAGTAGAATCCCAGGAATTTTCGTAGCATTTAATGGTAAGGTCATGCTTGGGGTGAGGACTTCGAAGGTAAGAACGATGAGTCTAGATGCCTTCGAGAGCATAAACTATCCCATCATCGCTAAACTAATAGGTGATAGGCTGAGCGTACTTTACAGGCCAAAGCTAGATCCTGGGAAGACAAAGTTAGACACCAGGCACGAACCTAAGGTTCTGGTTCTTAAGCTAATCCCTGGACTTTCTGGTGATATAATCCTCAAGGCTATAGAGGTGGGCTACAGGGGGATAATCTTAGAGGGATATGGGGCTGGTGGTATCCCTTACAGGAACAGCAACCTTTTGCAGGTTATCTCCGAGATTTCCTCGGAAGTACCAGTTGTAATGACGACCCAAGCCGTCTACGATGGGGTAGATCTTATGAGGTATAAGGTAGGAAGAATGGCTCTCAGGGCTGGGATAATTCCGGCTGGAGACATGACAAAAGAGGCTACCGTGACGAAACTTATGTGGATTTTGGGGCACACAAGAAAAGTTGAGGAAATCAGAGAGTTGATGAGAAAGAACATGGTAGGAGAGCTCACTCGAGTTTCTTGA
- a CDS encoding DUF2666 family protein: MEVVEFTMKHKGFAVGESVNELTDENVARFLARVSNTVLTKFPEYLEEKIDVKGLLTLIPSGSLEEKLKFLRSPGTSRKIGNYVREDDKKLKKLLVEVAKAVLTREALKDELPVEFPGGRIEELKTKPRYREEHVNFTAKYGRWIVVKRLIIDEKTPMLDIARLLASINETAVNKIQEFVRIDMSGIEEHFSEFKKVRKGEDIAKLVEKFREFKGSDLEVRYAVNVMLSKLNLTIDPPAKNLEKYLEKAG; the protein is encoded by the coding sequence GTGGAGGTAGTTGAATTCACAATGAAACATAAGGGATTCGCCGTGGGAGAGAGTGTGAATGAGCTGACAGATGAAAATGTTGCAAGATTCTTGGCTAGAGTTTCTAACACTGTCCTCACTAAGTTCCCTGAATACTTGGAGGAAAAAATTGATGTTAAGGGACTGCTAACCCTAATCCCAAGCGGAAGTTTGGAAGAGAAGCTCAAATTCCTAAGGTCCCCAGGAACATCAAGAAAGATAGGGAACTATGTAAGAGAAGATGATAAGAAGCTGAAGAAACTATTAGTTGAAGTCGCAAAGGCTGTCCTCACTAGGGAAGCCCTAAAGGATGAGCTACCAGTGGAGTTCCCTGGGGGGAGGATAGAGGAGCTAAAAACCAAGCCCAGGTACAGAGAGGAGCACGTAAACTTCACAGCCAAATATGGAAGGTGGATAGTTGTTAAGAGGCTCATAATCGATGAGAAAACTCCAATGCTCGACATAGCAAGGCTACTCGCGAGCATAAATGAGACGGCAGTAAATAAGATACAGGAGTTCGTGAGAATTGACATGAGCGGAATAGAGGAGCACTTCTCAGAATTCAAGAAGGTTAGGAAGGGAGAGGATATAGCAAAGCTCGTTGAAAAGTTCAGAGAGTTCAAGGGAAGTGATCTCGAAGTTAGATATGCAGTAAACGTTATGTTATCAAAGCTAAACTTAACAATAGACCCTCCAGCAAAGAACCTAGAGAAGTACCTCGAGAAAGCGGGATGA
- a CDS encoding PrsW family intramembrane metalloprotease, producing MSLITYLIFFAYAPALALLWYFYHQDKLEPEPKKVVIGTFIMGGSLSIAVAIVLESILVPRWFQSIPALLPATFFYTALVAGVVEEPAKAVAIKYAYNTGNLFGIMDGVVYGVAAGLGFAATENLLYGLGYGLGTTISRALLTPFAHATWSAIVGVGYGLKAEGKIHTVTPYFAMAILLHFLWDYFAFLSTVVPLYSIMIYLLLLLNFLILRRLITLGKIEDMQRYWWYWLLGGRRW from the coding sequence GTGTCCCTAATCACTTATCTCATATTTTTCGCGTACGCCCCTGCCCTAGCTTTGCTGTGGTACTTCTACCACCAAGACAAGCTTGAACCGGAACCAAAGAAAGTTGTTATTGGAACATTCATTATGGGAGGTAGCCTTTCTATTGCGGTTGCAATAGTTCTCGAGAGCATCTTAGTGCCAAGGTGGTTCCAGAGCATTCCAGCCCTGCTCCCAGCCACGTTTTTCTACACTGCCCTTGTTGCTGGAGTCGTTGAAGAGCCCGCAAAGGCTGTAGCTATAAAGTATGCCTATAATACTGGAAACCTCTTTGGAATCATGGATGGTGTTGTCTATGGTGTTGCAGCGGGATTGGGCTTTGCAGCAACGGAGAACCTCCTCTACGGTCTAGGATATGGCCTTGGAACAACGATCTCCAGAGCCCTTCTGACTCCATTTGCACACGCAACGTGGAGCGCAATAGTTGGGGTCGGATACGGACTTAAGGCGGAAGGAAAGATACACACGGTAACTCCCTACTTTGCCATGGCCATATTGCTCCACTTTCTCTGGGACTACTTCGCGTTCCTGTCAACTGTGGTTCCTCTGTACTCGATTATGATATACCTGCTACTCCTGCTAAACTTCCTTATACTTAGGAGATTGATAACCCTGGGGAAGATTGAAGATATGCAGAGATACTGGTGGTACTGGCTTTTGGGTGGTAGGAGATGGTAG
- a CDS encoding nucleotide pyrophosphohydrolase, whose amino-acid sequence MKVQKEVDELIKKLGGYWTPAQMLTALVEEVGELADVILSFEGVKGEKDPSKLKEEIGDVLFALICIANYFEIDMEDALRDTIRKYSMRDL is encoded by the coding sequence ATGAAAGTCCAAAAGGAAGTTGATGAACTGATAAAGAAATTGGGTGGCTATTGGACGCCAGCTCAGATGTTAACAGCCTTGGTTGAGGAAGTAGGCGAGCTTGCTGATGTTATTTTATCTTTTGAGGGTGTTAAAGGCGAAAAGGATCCCTCAAAATTAAAGGAAGAGATAGGGGACGTTCTCTTTGCATTAATCTGCATAGCCAACTATTTCGAAATTGACATGGAAGATGCTCTAAGGGACACAATTAGAAAATATTCAATGAGAGATTTGTGA
- a CDS encoding ArsR/SmtB family transcription factor has translation MKVRELIEKLSDRQRKTVMGCLERCNLLDLDEEIEVYPSDDVNRFLKIISNPIRYGILKMLMDRWMCVCLIAEALEVDQTLVSHHLRILKELGILEEKKEGKLRFYTTNKEKLREYLDALLEDLGYESPKGS, from the coding sequence ATGAAAGTCAGGGAGCTTATTGAAAAGCTTAGTGATAGGCAGAGGAAGACAGTAATGGGATGCCTCGAGAGGTGCAACCTCCTCGACCTTGACGAGGAAATAGAGGTGTACCCTAGTGACGATGTAAATAGGTTCCTTAAAATAATCTCAAACCCGATAAGGTATGGAATACTGAAGATGCTTATGGATAGGTGGATGTGCGTGTGCCTGATAGCCGAGGCTTTGGAAGTTGATCAAACCCTTGTTAGTCACCACCTCAGGATTCTCAAGGAGCTTGGAATACTTGAGGAAAAGAAAGAGGGTAAGCTTAGGTTCTACACGACGAATAAGGAGAAGCTCAGGGAGTACCTAGATGCACTCTTGGAGGACCTTGGTTATGAAAGTCCAAAAGGAAGTTGA
- a CDS encoding glycogen/starch synthase produces MKVLLLGFEYLPIKVGGLAEALTYISKALAELGHEVIVFTPSHGKFQGDRIGRVKAFGESVEVKVHLEKEGNLRVYRIGGGLLDSTDVYGPGWDGLLRKSVFFGKASVLVLNELLKDEDLPGVVHFHDWHTVFAGALIKKYFQIPAVFTIHRLNKAKIPAYYFHEANLSELAPYPDLDPEHTGGYIADIVTTVSRGYLLDEWSFFRNFDGKVTYVFNGIDCSFWSEEFLEGTREERRRKLLSKFGMDDGVTFMFIGRFDRGQKGVDVLLRAIEILSSREEFKEMRFIIVGKGDPGLEEWAKRLANSHKNIVVLTQMLSREFVRELYGSVDFVVIPSYFEPFGLVQLEAMCLGAIPIASSVGGLRDTIISLDKEPHTATGLLVQPGDPWALANAMLKMFHMAKENSKLVEELRENCRRRARSFSWKKAAERYVRVYGGSVDRFFDFAL; encoded by the coding sequence ATGAAGGTGTTGCTTTTAGGATTTGAATACCTCCCCATTAAGGTTGGTGGACTTGCCGAGGCTCTGACTTACATATCGAAGGCTTTAGCTGAGCTTGGTCATGAAGTTATAGTCTTCACCCCTTCTCACGGAAAGTTTCAAGGGGACAGAATTGGAAGGGTTAAGGCCTTTGGCGAGAGCGTTGAGGTTAAGGTTCACCTTGAAAAGGAGGGAAATTTGAGGGTCTACAGGATCGGTGGGGGCCTTTTAGATTCTACTGATGTTTACGGCCCAGGATGGGATGGTCTCCTTAGAAAGTCCGTCTTCTTTGGGAAGGCGAGTGTTCTCGTGTTAAATGAGTTATTGAAGGATGAGGACCTCCCAGGAGTAGTTCACTTTCATGATTGGCACACCGTATTTGCCGGGGCCCTAATAAAGAAGTACTTCCAGATTCCAGCCGTTTTTACTATCCATAGGCTTAACAAAGCTAAGATTCCGGCTTACTACTTCCATGAGGCCAACCTTTCCGAGCTGGCCCCCTATCCTGACCTGGATCCTGAACACACTGGAGGCTACATCGCTGACATCGTAACTACGGTTAGTAGGGGCTACCTCTTGGATGAGTGGAGCTTCTTCAGGAACTTCGATGGAAAGGTCACTTACGTTTTCAACGGCATTGACTGTAGCTTCTGGAGCGAAGAGTTCCTTGAGGGCACGAGGGAAGAGCGGAGGAGAAAGTTGCTATCGAAGTTTGGTATGGATGATGGAGTTACCTTCATGTTCATAGGTAGGTTTGATAGGGGTCAGAAGGGTGTTGACGTTCTGTTAAGGGCTATAGAGATACTGTCCTCTAGGGAGGAGTTCAAAGAAATGAGGTTTATAATAGTGGGAAAGGGTGATCCTGGGCTTGAAGAGTGGGCGAAGAGACTGGCAAACTCCCACAAGAATATAGTTGTCCTTACTCAGATGCTCTCTAGGGAGTTTGTGAGGGAGCTTTATGGTTCCGTGGACTTCGTCGTTATTCCGTCATACTTTGAACCCTTTGGCCTTGTCCAGCTTGAGGCGATGTGTCTTGGGGCTATTCCAATAGCTTCTTCGGTTGGCGGTCTCAGGGACACGATAATAAGCCTTGATAAGGAACCTCATACTGCCACCGGCTTGCTAGTTCAGCCTGGTGATCCCTGGGCATTAGCTAATGCAATGCTAAAGATGTTTCACATGGCTAAAGAGAACTCAAAACTCGTTGAGGAGCTGAGGGAGAACTGCAGGAGAAGGGCAAGAAGTTTTTCTTGGAAAAAAGCGGCTGAAAGGTATGTAAGGGTATATGGGGGGAGTGTAGATAGGTTCTTTGATTTCGCTTTGTGA
- a CDS encoding HIT family protein encodes MKILWAPWRIEYIRSPKHEGCIFCDFPKENRDKERLILYRGKYAFIIMNNYPYNPGHVMVAPYRHVKSIEDLTDEEMLEIMKLAALVMKAIRKVMKPDGFNLGFNIGKVAGAGIDGHVHLHIVPRWNGDTNFMPVIADTKVIPESLEQAYDEIKQAIEEIENVE; translated from the coding sequence ATGAAGATACTGTGGGCTCCGTGGAGGATTGAGTACATAAGATCGCCCAAGCACGAAGGCTGTATCTTCTGCGACTTTCCAAAGGAGAACAGGGATAAGGAAAGGCTCATTCTATATCGTGGGAAGTATGCATTTATAATAATGAACAACTACCCTTACAACCCTGGGCATGTAATGGTTGCTCCGTACAGGCACGTGAAGAGTATAGAAGATCTAACAGACGAGGAGATGCTGGAAATAATGAAGTTAGCGGCACTAGTAATGAAAGCCATAAGGAAGGTAATGAAGCCAGATGGCTTCAACTTAGGATTTAACATAGGTAAGGTTGCTGGAGCTGGAATAGACGGGCACGTTCATCTACATATAGTGCCAAGGTGGAACGGAGACACAAACTTTATGCCGGTAATTGCGGACACTAAAGTAATCCCTGAATCGCTCGAGCAGGCCTACGATGAAATCAAGCAGGCAATAGAGGAGATCGAAAATGTTGAGTGA
- a CDS encoding 30S ribosomal protein S15: MARMHARKRGKSGSKRPPRTAPPIWLEHITVEEIENLVVKLRKEGYSTAMIGTILRDQYGIPTVKLFKDPDNPNRNLTITRILEKHGLAPEIPEDLMFLIRRAVNLRKHLEQHPKDLHSMRGLQLIESKIRRLVKYYKRKGKLPKNWRYDPEQAKLLVR, encoded by the coding sequence ATGGCAAGGATGCATGCTAGAAAGAGGGGTAAGAGCGGTTCAAAGAGGCCTCCAAGGACTGCTCCCCCAATATGGCTCGAGCACATAACCGTTGAGGAAATTGAGAACTTAGTGGTTAAGCTCAGGAAGGAAGGTTACAGCACCGCAATGATAGGGACGATCCTTAGGGACCAGTACGGAATTCCCACTGTCAAGCTCTTCAAGGATCCTGACAACCCCAACAGGAACTTAACGATAACGAGAATCCTTGAGAAGCACGGTCTCGCCCCAGAGATTCCAGAGGATTTGATGTTCCTTATTAGGAGAGCAGTCAATCTTAGGAAGCACCTTGAGCAACACCCGAAGGATCTGCACTCAATGCGCGGTCTCCAGCTAATAGAGAGCAAGATCAGGAGACTTGTCAAGTACTACAAGAGAAAGGGCAAGCTTCCAAAGAACTGGAGATACGATCCAGAGCAGGCAAAGCTTCTCGTTCGCTGA
- a CDS encoding DHHA1 domain-containing protein yields the protein MDKEGFLDKTREAVETVRIHIELGHTIRIISHRDADGITAGAILVKALSREGAKVHVSIVKQVSEELVKQLKDEDYRIVIFSDLGSGSISLIKEHLSDRTVVILDHHPPETTETHEKHILVNPVPFGANSVRDLSGSGVTYFFAKELNERNKDLAYIAIVGAVGDMQENDGVFHGMNLEIIEDGKSLGILEVRKELRLFGRETRPLYQMLAYATNPEIPEITGDERKAMEWLRNKGFNPDKKYWELSEEEKKRLHDLLVIHMIKHGAGKEDIDKLIGDVVISPLYPEGDPRHEAREFATLLNATGRLNLGNLGVAVCLGDEEAFKKAMKMVEDYKREQIEARKWLIQNWSSEVWEGENVYVLYVGNNIRDTLVGIAASMAINAGLAKPEKPVIVFADTPEDPNLLKGSARTTEKALAKGYHLGEALRKAAEIVGGEGGGHAIAAGIRIPKARLAEFRKLIDRLLGEQVKGNEDQG from the coding sequence ATGGACAAGGAGGGATTCTTGGACAAGACTAGGGAAGCTGTTGAGACCGTTAGAATTCACATCGAGTTAGGGCACACTATAAGGATCATCTCCCATAGGGATGCTGACGGCATCACAGCGGGAGCAATTCTCGTTAAAGCCCTTTCTAGGGAAGGGGCCAAAGTTCACGTTTCAATAGTTAAGCAGGTCAGCGAGGAGCTAGTTAAGCAGCTGAAAGATGAGGACTACAGAATTGTTATATTCTCTGACTTAGGTAGCGGGTCGATAAGCCTGATTAAGGAGCATTTGAGTGATAGAACTGTCGTTATTCTGGACCATCATCCCCCAGAAACAACGGAGACCCATGAAAAGCACATTCTCGTAAATCCAGTTCCTTTCGGGGCTAACAGCGTCAGAGATCTGAGCGGTTCTGGGGTTACGTACTTTTTCGCCAAAGAACTTAACGAGAGGAACAAGGATCTCGCTTACATAGCGATAGTTGGTGCCGTAGGGGATATGCAAGAGAACGATGGAGTTTTCCATGGGATGAACCTTGAAATAATAGAGGATGGCAAGTCCTTAGGAATTCTGGAGGTAAGGAAGGAGCTAAGACTCTTTGGGAGAGAAACTAGGCCCCTCTACCAAATGCTAGCTTACGCAACAAATCCAGAGATACCAGAAATTACAGGTGATGAAAGGAAGGCAATGGAGTGGTTGAGAAACAAGGGATTCAATCCTGATAAGAAGTACTGGGAGCTGAGTGAAGAGGAAAAGAAGAGGCTCCATGACCTCCTAGTTATCCACATGATAAAGCACGGAGCAGGAAAAGAAGATATAGACAAGCTAATTGGCGACGTTGTTATAAGTCCATTATACCCAGAGGGAGATCCAAGGCACGAAGCCAGAGAATTCGCAACCCTGCTTAACGCAACCGGAAGGCTAAACCTAGGAAACTTGGGAGTTGCAGTGTGTCTAGGGGATGAAGAGGCATTTAAGAAGGCAATGAAGATGGTTGAGGATTACAAGAGGGAGCAGATAGAGGCTAGGAAATGGCTGATACAGAACTGGAGCAGTGAGGTGTGGGAGGGAGAGAACGTCTACGTTCTCTACGTTGGTAACAACATTAGGGATACCCTGGTTGGGATCGCCGCCAGCATGGCCATAAATGCCGGACTCGCTAAACCCGAAAAGCCAGTTATAGTGTTTGCCGATACCCCAGAGGATCCAAACCTCCTGAAGGGATCGGCAAGAACTACAGAAAAGGCCTTAGCTAAAGGATACCACCTTGGAGAGGCCCTTAGGAAGGCAGCAGAAATAGTTGGAGGAGAAGGAGGAGGACATGCCATTGCCGCAGGGATTAGGATTCCTAAGGCAAGGCTTGCGGAGTTCAGGAAGCTCATCGATAGATTGCTTGGAGAGCAGGTGAAAGGAAATGAAGATCAGGGCTGA